In a single window of the Coffea eugenioides isolate CCC68of chromosome 3, Ceug_1.0, whole genome shotgun sequence genome:
- the LOC113764712 gene encoding protein IWS1 homolog A isoform X3, whose amino-acid sequence MDVQDHKKTPSSAGGHEGHGVHLCHKCGWPFPNPHPSAKHRRAHKRVCGKVEGYKLVDSEIDHVSDDDHLSDDDIVKTPSIGLKSSKSEDDVFSDAVTEFSDSGISPSIEERLESVREVDNTVGAELVHELNDSQKSEDCRADDTTKQLDDLTTGREISNAEVVESVINQSENTKPASDNRAEEVSFGVEQTDGLQINSSPSVFETISEDLVANAESGKQKEIGSSKSETNIQVKESVNEVESSTESVVLLSKSPDEASLSKSKSDVAEGSSGCVVVESKEHEADRKVSDTMTMEPKLHEANGSISHAAAVKEIVEQEKEPSNKSEARMTSVSTVNEIIEQEKGLSNVLQAEMTKVDLPSQTEPHKCADTSVTTQAEADSAGDTIRVGHDELAKVCDLKEGGDKEVHVVSVAETLPAVENPEIMIGDFKDYKVLRSSFPVDLGDAEVTRSGEDDNKVNLPESVPSPSSSVPVGRLHTSNLNSSCSEASLEKEGLLTPVQGEVDTSGLRGISGEGSGSNGLEGSSVNSGFEKQVIEGCQPKPTDKESSQDGVPAPSSIEHSDVMRAVSSIDEEFSSQTTKLSNFETADDNVNLKSDHVRSENGTDHLLDEDNISSSKKCTIEVDVETSQGTETGTSTEVQRSEGVFVVDPDLIPEGHSVASGEQSENPKEMETQISSSDSQLKPEDHGGASDKKSEDYKEAAGLPVASTVSSQSFATVEDKITNDAVTSEIGKSTEVQRSEDVFVVDPDLSPDGHSVASGEQSENPKEMETQSSSSVSQLKPEDHGGAYDKKLEDYKEAAALPVASTISSQSSATVEDKITNDAVISQPLLDGDNGKLTKESVHVSAVDDSVVSSSRTESLDGNWGSVSVLSTQSDGAALADAETLSSAGNQGPEKSGVTSLKLQTPSQDSHPDKSDAFEPPSFMTLVESRVEDDKKVVATETHDIQKTEQPNSEALQAGWFPSLTNVVNESEGRKKNEEIIAKVTNWNAGKQHSPLKNLLNEAQAETKVKSADQKQVPSVNQGNETVSKNNGAAVTTVGSIMGSETPVDNAAKRDMEKEWNSPARYPVEIKKEKKKGKPYWVPFVCCTSIHQDV is encoded by the exons ATGGATGTTCAAGATCACAAAAAAACCCCTTCATCAG CAGGAGGGCATGAGGGGCATGGGGTTCATTTGTGCCACAAGTGTGGTTGGCCTTTCCCAAATCCACATCCCAGTGCCAAACATAGAAGAGCCCACAAAAGGGTTTGTGGAAAGGTTGAAGGTTATAAACTAGTTGACTCAGAAATTGACCATGTATCTGATGATGACCATCTTTCTGATGACGATATTGTGAAAACCCCAA GTATTGGTCTGAAGTCAAGTAAATCAGAAGATGATGTGTTTTCAGATGCAGTCACGGAATTTTCGGATAGTGGGATTAGTCCAAGCATAGAAGAGCGCCTGGAGAGTGTTAGAGAAGTTGATAACACTGTGGGAGCAGAACTGGTGCATGAGCTAAATGATAGCCAAAAATCTGAGGATTGTCGAGCTGATG ATACGACCAAACAACTGGATGATTTGACAACAGGTAGGGAAATCTCCAATGCTGAGGTTGTTGAAAGTGTAATTAACCAGTCAGAGAATACTAAGCCTGCAAGTGATAACAGAGCTGAAGAAGTTTCTTTTGGAGTTGAACAAACAGATGGTCTTCAGATCAATTCTTCTCCTAGTGTATTTGAGACTATTTCAGAGGACTTAGTTGCAAATGCTGAGAGTGGCAAACAGAAAGAGATCGGTTCTTCTAAATCGGAAACCAATATACAAGTGAAAGAAAGTGTTAATGAGGTTGAATCCTCCACAGAATCTGTAGTCCTTCTTAGTAAGTCTCCAGATGAAGCATCTCTAAGTAAATCTAAGTCAGATGTTGCAGAAGGAAGTTCTGGTTGTGTGGTAGTGGAATCAAAGGAACACGAAGCAGACAGAAAAGTTTCAGATACTATGACCATGGAACCTAAGTTGCATGAGGCCAATGGAAGTATATCACATGCTGCAGCAGTCAAAGAAATTGTTGAACAGGAGAAAGAGCCGAGTAACAAGTCGGAAGCTAGGATGACAAGTGTTTCCACCGTAAATGAAATTATTGAACAGGAGAAAGGGTTGTCTAATGTGTTACAGGCTGAGATGACCAAAGTTGATCTCCCCTCTCAAACTGAGCCTCATAAATGCGCTGATACTTCAGTTACTACTCAAGCTGAAGCTGATTCTGCGGGGGATACAATACGAGTTGGTCATGATGAGTTGGCTAAGGTTTGTGATTTGAAGGAAGGAGGGGATAAAGAGGTGCATGTAGTATCAGTTGCTGAAACTTTACCTGCGGTAGAAAATCCTGAGATCATGATTGGAGATTTTAAAGACTACAAAGTTTTAAGATCCAGTTTTCCTGTGGATCTAGGGGATGCTGAAGTTACTAGGTCTGGGGAAGATGATAACAAAGTCAACCTGCCTGAGTCTGTCCCGAGTCCCAGTTCAAGCGTCCCTGTTGGAAGGTTGCACACCTCTAATTTAAATTCTAGTTGTTCAGAAGCTAGTCTTGAGAAAGAAGGCCTTTTAACACCTGTTCAAGGGGAAGTTGATACTTCTGGGTTAAGGGGGATCAGTGGAGAAGGCTCTGGAAGTAATGGCCTGGAAGGTTCTTCAGTGAATTCTGGTTTTGAAAAACAGGTTATTGAAGGATGTCAACCTAAACCGACTGATAAAGAATCATCGCAAGATGGAGTTCCAGCACCAAGCTCAATTGAACATTCTGATGTGATGCGTGCTGTGTCGTCCATTGATGAAGAATTCAGCAGTCAAACAACCAAATTAAGTAACTTTGAAACTGCTGATGATAATGTAAACTTGAAAAGTGATCATGTGAGGTCAGAAAATGGAACAGATCACCTGTTGGACGAAGATAATATTTCGAGTTCTAAAAAATGCACAATTGAAGTTGATGTGGAAACCTCACAAGGAACTGAAACAGGTACGAGCACTGAAGTACAAAGGTCTGAAGGTGTATTTGTCGTGGATCCTGATTTAATTCCTGAAGGCCATAGTGTAGCATCAGGTGAACAATCAGAAAATCCTAAGGAGATGGAAACACAAATTTCCAGTTCAGATTCTCAATTAAAACCTGAAGATCATGGTGGAGCATCTGACAAAAAATCAGAAGATTATAAGGAGGCAGCAGGTTTGCCTGTAGCTTCTACGGTCTCAAGCCAAAGTTTTGCTACTGTTGAAGACAAAATTACCAATGATGCAGTCACTTCTGAAATAGGTAAGAGCACTGAAGTACAAAGGTCTGAAGATGTATTTGTCGTGGATCCTGATTTAAGTCCTGACGGCCACAGTGTAGCATCAGGTGAACAATCAGAAAATCCTAAGGAGATGGAAACACAAAGTTCCAGTTCAGTTTCTCAATTAAAACCTGAAGATCATGGTGGAGCATATGACAAAAAATTAGAAGATTATAAGGAGGCGGCGGCTTTACCTGTAGCTTCCACAATATCAAGCCAAAGTTCTGCTACTGTTGAAGACAAAATTACCAATGATGCAGTCATTTCTCAGCCCTTGCTAGATGGAGACAATGGCAAGCTCACAAAAGAAAGTGTACACGTTTCTGCGGTTGATGACTCCGTTGTTTCAAGCAGCCGAACTGAGAGTTTGGATGGGAACTGGGGATCAGTATCAG TACTTTCTACCCAGTCAGATGGGGCAGCTCTTGCGGATGCTGAAACACTATCTTCAGCTGGTAATCAGGGACCAGAGAAATCTGGGGTCACGTCATTAAAGCTGCAAACTCCGTCTCAGGATAGCCATCCTGACAAGTCAGATGCTTTTGAGCCTCCATCTTTCATGACATTGGTTGAATCTCGGGTCGAGGATGACAAGAAAGTTGTGGCCACAGAAACACATGATATCCAGAAGACTGAACAGCCAAATTCTGAAGCTTTACAGGCTGGCTGGTTTCCATCTCTAACCAATGTCGTTAATGAATCAGAAGgcagaaagaaaaatgaagagattATTGCCAAGGTAACAAACTGGAATGCAGGGAAGCAGCACAGTCCGTTGAAAAATCTTCTGAACGAAGCTCAAGCTGAAACAAAGGTAAAATCAGCTGACCAGAAACAAGTTCCTTCTGTGAATCAGGGCAACGAGACTGTCTCGAAGAACAATGGTGCTGCAGTGACTACTGTTGGCTCAATTATGGGATCAGAAACGCCAGTTGACAATGCTGCCAAGAGGGACATGGAGAAGGAATGGAATTCCCCAGCAAGATACCCAGTTGagatcaagaaagaaaaaaagaagggaaaaccATATTGGGTACCATTTGTGTGCTGCACTTCCATACACCAAGACGTGTAA
- the LOC113764712 gene encoding protein IWS1 homolog A isoform X2, whose protein sequence is MDVQDHKKTPSSGGHEGHGVHLCHKCGWPFPNPHPSAKHRRAHKRVCGKVEGYKLVDSEIDHVSDDDHLSDDDIVKTPSPKMEKGSVKEVGSGAGIGLKSSKSEDDVFSDAVTEFSDSGISPSIEERLESVREVDNTVGAELVHELNDSQKSEDCRADDTTKQLDDLTTGREISNAEVVESVINQSENTKPASDNRAEEVSFGVEQTDGLQINSSPSVFETISEDLVANAESGKQKEIGSSKSETNIQVKESVNEVESSTESVVLLSKSPDEASLSKSKSDVAEGSSGCVVVESKEHEADRKVSDTMTMEPKLHEANGSISHAAAVKEIVEQEKEPSNKSEARMTSVSTVNEIIEQEKGLSNVLQAEMTKVDLPSQTEPHKCADTSVTTQAEADSAGDTIRVGHDELAKVCDLKEGGDKEVHVVSVAETLPAVENPEIMIGDFKDYKVLRSSFPVDLGDAEVTRSGEDDNKVNLPESVPSPSSSVPVGRLHTSNLNSSCSEASLEKEGLLTPVQGEVDTSGLRGISGEGSGSNGLEGSSVNSGFEKQVIEGCQPKPTDKESSQDGVPAPSSIEHSDVMRAVSSIDEEFSSQTTKLSNFETADDNVNLKSDHVRSENGTDHLLDEDNISSSKKCTIEVDVETSQGTETGTSTEVQRSEGVFVVDPDLIPEGHSVASGEQSENPKEMETQISSSDSQLKPEDHGGASDKKSEDYKEAAGLPVASTVSSQSFATVEDKITNDAVTSEIGKSTEVQRSEDVFVVDPDLSPDGHSVASGEQSENPKEMETQSSSSVSQLKPEDHGGAYDKKLEDYKEAAALPVASTISSQSSATVEDKITNDAVISQPLLDGDNGKLTKESVHVSAVDDSVVSSSRTESLDGNWGSVSVLSTQSDGAALADAETLSSAGNQGPEKSGVTSLKLQTPSQDSHPDKSDAFEPPSFMTLVESRVEDDKKVVATETHDIQKTEQPNSEALQAGWFPSLTNVVNESEGRKKNEEIIAKVTNWNAGKQHSPLKNLLNEAQAETKVKSADQKQVPSVNQGNETVSKNNGAAVTTVGSIMGSETPVDNAAKRDMEKEWNSPARYPVEIKKEKKKGKPYWVPFVCCTSIHQDV, encoded by the exons ATGGATGTTCAAGATCACAAAAAAACCCCTTCATCAG GAGGGCATGAGGGGCATGGGGTTCATTTGTGCCACAAGTGTGGTTGGCCTTTCCCAAATCCACATCCCAGTGCCAAACATAGAAGAGCCCACAAAAGGGTTTGTGGAAAGGTTGAAGGTTATAAACTAGTTGACTCAGAAATTGACCATGTATCTGATGATGACCATCTTTCTGATGACGATATTGTGAAAACCCCAA GTCCCAAGATGGAGAAAGGAAGTGTGAAGGAGGTTGGGAGTGGTGCAGGTATTGGTCTGAAGTCAAGTAAATCAGAAGATGATGTGTTTTCAGATGCAGTCACGGAATTTTCGGATAGTGGGATTAGTCCAAGCATAGAAGAGCGCCTGGAGAGTGTTAGAGAAGTTGATAACACTGTGGGAGCAGAACTGGTGCATGAGCTAAATGATAGCCAAAAATCTGAGGATTGTCGAGCTGATG ATACGACCAAACAACTGGATGATTTGACAACAGGTAGGGAAATCTCCAATGCTGAGGTTGTTGAAAGTGTAATTAACCAGTCAGAGAATACTAAGCCTGCAAGTGATAACAGAGCTGAAGAAGTTTCTTTTGGAGTTGAACAAACAGATGGTCTTCAGATCAATTCTTCTCCTAGTGTATTTGAGACTATTTCAGAGGACTTAGTTGCAAATGCTGAGAGTGGCAAACAGAAAGAGATCGGTTCTTCTAAATCGGAAACCAATATACAAGTGAAAGAAAGTGTTAATGAGGTTGAATCCTCCACAGAATCTGTAGTCCTTCTTAGTAAGTCTCCAGATGAAGCATCTCTAAGTAAATCTAAGTCAGATGTTGCAGAAGGAAGTTCTGGTTGTGTGGTAGTGGAATCAAAGGAACACGAAGCAGACAGAAAAGTTTCAGATACTATGACCATGGAACCTAAGTTGCATGAGGCCAATGGAAGTATATCACATGCTGCAGCAGTCAAAGAAATTGTTGAACAGGAGAAAGAGCCGAGTAACAAGTCGGAAGCTAGGATGACAAGTGTTTCCACCGTAAATGAAATTATTGAACAGGAGAAAGGGTTGTCTAATGTGTTACAGGCTGAGATGACCAAAGTTGATCTCCCCTCTCAAACTGAGCCTCATAAATGCGCTGATACTTCAGTTACTACTCAAGCTGAAGCTGATTCTGCGGGGGATACAATACGAGTTGGTCATGATGAGTTGGCTAAGGTTTGTGATTTGAAGGAAGGAGGGGATAAAGAGGTGCATGTAGTATCAGTTGCTGAAACTTTACCTGCGGTAGAAAATCCTGAGATCATGATTGGAGATTTTAAAGACTACAAAGTTTTAAGATCCAGTTTTCCTGTGGATCTAGGGGATGCTGAAGTTACTAGGTCTGGGGAAGATGATAACAAAGTCAACCTGCCTGAGTCTGTCCCGAGTCCCAGTTCAAGCGTCCCTGTTGGAAGGTTGCACACCTCTAATTTAAATTCTAGTTGTTCAGAAGCTAGTCTTGAGAAAGAAGGCCTTTTAACACCTGTTCAAGGGGAAGTTGATACTTCTGGGTTAAGGGGGATCAGTGGAGAAGGCTCTGGAAGTAATGGCCTGGAAGGTTCTTCAGTGAATTCTGGTTTTGAAAAACAGGTTATTGAAGGATGTCAACCTAAACCGACTGATAAAGAATCATCGCAAGATGGAGTTCCAGCACCAAGCTCAATTGAACATTCTGATGTGATGCGTGCTGTGTCGTCCATTGATGAAGAATTCAGCAGTCAAACAACCAAATTAAGTAACTTTGAAACTGCTGATGATAATGTAAACTTGAAAAGTGATCATGTGAGGTCAGAAAATGGAACAGATCACCTGTTGGACGAAGATAATATTTCGAGTTCTAAAAAATGCACAATTGAAGTTGATGTGGAAACCTCACAAGGAACTGAAACAGGTACGAGCACTGAAGTACAAAGGTCTGAAGGTGTATTTGTCGTGGATCCTGATTTAATTCCTGAAGGCCATAGTGTAGCATCAGGTGAACAATCAGAAAATCCTAAGGAGATGGAAACACAAATTTCCAGTTCAGATTCTCAATTAAAACCTGAAGATCATGGTGGAGCATCTGACAAAAAATCAGAAGATTATAAGGAGGCAGCAGGTTTGCCTGTAGCTTCTACGGTCTCAAGCCAAAGTTTTGCTACTGTTGAAGACAAAATTACCAATGATGCAGTCACTTCTGAAATAGGTAAGAGCACTGAAGTACAAAGGTCTGAAGATGTATTTGTCGTGGATCCTGATTTAAGTCCTGACGGCCACAGTGTAGCATCAGGTGAACAATCAGAAAATCCTAAGGAGATGGAAACACAAAGTTCCAGTTCAGTTTCTCAATTAAAACCTGAAGATCATGGTGGAGCATATGACAAAAAATTAGAAGATTATAAGGAGGCGGCGGCTTTACCTGTAGCTTCCACAATATCAAGCCAAAGTTCTGCTACTGTTGAAGACAAAATTACCAATGATGCAGTCATTTCTCAGCCCTTGCTAGATGGAGACAATGGCAAGCTCACAAAAGAAAGTGTACACGTTTCTGCGGTTGATGACTCCGTTGTTTCAAGCAGCCGAACTGAGAGTTTGGATGGGAACTGGGGATCAGTATCAG TACTTTCTACCCAGTCAGATGGGGCAGCTCTTGCGGATGCTGAAACACTATCTTCAGCTGGTAATCAGGGACCAGAGAAATCTGGGGTCACGTCATTAAAGCTGCAAACTCCGTCTCAGGATAGCCATCCTGACAAGTCAGATGCTTTTGAGCCTCCATCTTTCATGACATTGGTTGAATCTCGGGTCGAGGATGACAAGAAAGTTGTGGCCACAGAAACACATGATATCCAGAAGACTGAACAGCCAAATTCTGAAGCTTTACAGGCTGGCTGGTTTCCATCTCTAACCAATGTCGTTAATGAATCAGAAGgcagaaagaaaaatgaagagattATTGCCAAGGTAACAAACTGGAATGCAGGGAAGCAGCACAGTCCGTTGAAAAATCTTCTGAACGAAGCTCAAGCTGAAACAAAGGTAAAATCAGCTGACCAGAAACAAGTTCCTTCTGTGAATCAGGGCAACGAGACTGTCTCGAAGAACAATGGTGCTGCAGTGACTACTGTTGGCTCAATTATGGGATCAGAAACGCCAGTTGACAATGCTGCCAAGAGGGACATGGAGAAGGAATGGAATTCCCCAGCAAGATACCCAGTTGagatcaagaaagaaaaaaagaagggaaaaccATATTGGGTACCATTTGTGTGCTGCACTTCCATACACCAAGACGTGTAA
- the LOC113764712 gene encoding protein IWS1 homolog A isoform X1: protein MDVQDHKKTPSSAGGHEGHGVHLCHKCGWPFPNPHPSAKHRRAHKRVCGKVEGYKLVDSEIDHVSDDDHLSDDDIVKTPSPKMEKGSVKEVGSGAGIGLKSSKSEDDVFSDAVTEFSDSGISPSIEERLESVREVDNTVGAELVHELNDSQKSEDCRADDTTKQLDDLTTGREISNAEVVESVINQSENTKPASDNRAEEVSFGVEQTDGLQINSSPSVFETISEDLVANAESGKQKEIGSSKSETNIQVKESVNEVESSTESVVLLSKSPDEASLSKSKSDVAEGSSGCVVVESKEHEADRKVSDTMTMEPKLHEANGSISHAAAVKEIVEQEKEPSNKSEARMTSVSTVNEIIEQEKGLSNVLQAEMTKVDLPSQTEPHKCADTSVTTQAEADSAGDTIRVGHDELAKVCDLKEGGDKEVHVVSVAETLPAVENPEIMIGDFKDYKVLRSSFPVDLGDAEVTRSGEDDNKVNLPESVPSPSSSVPVGRLHTSNLNSSCSEASLEKEGLLTPVQGEVDTSGLRGISGEGSGSNGLEGSSVNSGFEKQVIEGCQPKPTDKESSQDGVPAPSSIEHSDVMRAVSSIDEEFSSQTTKLSNFETADDNVNLKSDHVRSENGTDHLLDEDNISSSKKCTIEVDVETSQGTETGTSTEVQRSEGVFVVDPDLIPEGHSVASGEQSENPKEMETQISSSDSQLKPEDHGGASDKKSEDYKEAAGLPVASTVSSQSFATVEDKITNDAVTSEIGKSTEVQRSEDVFVVDPDLSPDGHSVASGEQSENPKEMETQSSSSVSQLKPEDHGGAYDKKLEDYKEAAALPVASTISSQSSATVEDKITNDAVISQPLLDGDNGKLTKESVHVSAVDDSVVSSSRTESLDGNWGSVSVLSTQSDGAALADAETLSSAGNQGPEKSGVTSLKLQTPSQDSHPDKSDAFEPPSFMTLVESRVEDDKKVVATETHDIQKTEQPNSEALQAGWFPSLTNVVNESEGRKKNEEIIAKVTNWNAGKQHSPLKNLLNEAQAETKVKSADQKQVPSVNQGNETVSKNNGAAVTTVGSIMGSETPVDNAAKRDMEKEWNSPARYPVEIKKEKKKGKPYWVPFVCCTSIHQDV from the exons ATGGATGTTCAAGATCACAAAAAAACCCCTTCATCAG CAGGAGGGCATGAGGGGCATGGGGTTCATTTGTGCCACAAGTGTGGTTGGCCTTTCCCAAATCCACATCCCAGTGCCAAACATAGAAGAGCCCACAAAAGGGTTTGTGGAAAGGTTGAAGGTTATAAACTAGTTGACTCAGAAATTGACCATGTATCTGATGATGACCATCTTTCTGATGACGATATTGTGAAAACCCCAA GTCCCAAGATGGAGAAAGGAAGTGTGAAGGAGGTTGGGAGTGGTGCAGGTATTGGTCTGAAGTCAAGTAAATCAGAAGATGATGTGTTTTCAGATGCAGTCACGGAATTTTCGGATAGTGGGATTAGTCCAAGCATAGAAGAGCGCCTGGAGAGTGTTAGAGAAGTTGATAACACTGTGGGAGCAGAACTGGTGCATGAGCTAAATGATAGCCAAAAATCTGAGGATTGTCGAGCTGATG ATACGACCAAACAACTGGATGATTTGACAACAGGTAGGGAAATCTCCAATGCTGAGGTTGTTGAAAGTGTAATTAACCAGTCAGAGAATACTAAGCCTGCAAGTGATAACAGAGCTGAAGAAGTTTCTTTTGGAGTTGAACAAACAGATGGTCTTCAGATCAATTCTTCTCCTAGTGTATTTGAGACTATTTCAGAGGACTTAGTTGCAAATGCTGAGAGTGGCAAACAGAAAGAGATCGGTTCTTCTAAATCGGAAACCAATATACAAGTGAAAGAAAGTGTTAATGAGGTTGAATCCTCCACAGAATCTGTAGTCCTTCTTAGTAAGTCTCCAGATGAAGCATCTCTAAGTAAATCTAAGTCAGATGTTGCAGAAGGAAGTTCTGGTTGTGTGGTAGTGGAATCAAAGGAACACGAAGCAGACAGAAAAGTTTCAGATACTATGACCATGGAACCTAAGTTGCATGAGGCCAATGGAAGTATATCACATGCTGCAGCAGTCAAAGAAATTGTTGAACAGGAGAAAGAGCCGAGTAACAAGTCGGAAGCTAGGATGACAAGTGTTTCCACCGTAAATGAAATTATTGAACAGGAGAAAGGGTTGTCTAATGTGTTACAGGCTGAGATGACCAAAGTTGATCTCCCCTCTCAAACTGAGCCTCATAAATGCGCTGATACTTCAGTTACTACTCAAGCTGAAGCTGATTCTGCGGGGGATACAATACGAGTTGGTCATGATGAGTTGGCTAAGGTTTGTGATTTGAAGGAAGGAGGGGATAAAGAGGTGCATGTAGTATCAGTTGCTGAAACTTTACCTGCGGTAGAAAATCCTGAGATCATGATTGGAGATTTTAAAGACTACAAAGTTTTAAGATCCAGTTTTCCTGTGGATCTAGGGGATGCTGAAGTTACTAGGTCTGGGGAAGATGATAACAAAGTCAACCTGCCTGAGTCTGTCCCGAGTCCCAGTTCAAGCGTCCCTGTTGGAAGGTTGCACACCTCTAATTTAAATTCTAGTTGTTCAGAAGCTAGTCTTGAGAAAGAAGGCCTTTTAACACCTGTTCAAGGGGAAGTTGATACTTCTGGGTTAAGGGGGATCAGTGGAGAAGGCTCTGGAAGTAATGGCCTGGAAGGTTCTTCAGTGAATTCTGGTTTTGAAAAACAGGTTATTGAAGGATGTCAACCTAAACCGACTGATAAAGAATCATCGCAAGATGGAGTTCCAGCACCAAGCTCAATTGAACATTCTGATGTGATGCGTGCTGTGTCGTCCATTGATGAAGAATTCAGCAGTCAAACAACCAAATTAAGTAACTTTGAAACTGCTGATGATAATGTAAACTTGAAAAGTGATCATGTGAGGTCAGAAAATGGAACAGATCACCTGTTGGACGAAGATAATATTTCGAGTTCTAAAAAATGCACAATTGAAGTTGATGTGGAAACCTCACAAGGAACTGAAACAGGTACGAGCACTGAAGTACAAAGGTCTGAAGGTGTATTTGTCGTGGATCCTGATTTAATTCCTGAAGGCCATAGTGTAGCATCAGGTGAACAATCAGAAAATCCTAAGGAGATGGAAACACAAATTTCCAGTTCAGATTCTCAATTAAAACCTGAAGATCATGGTGGAGCATCTGACAAAAAATCAGAAGATTATAAGGAGGCAGCAGGTTTGCCTGTAGCTTCTACGGTCTCAAGCCAAAGTTTTGCTACTGTTGAAGACAAAATTACCAATGATGCAGTCACTTCTGAAATAGGTAAGAGCACTGAAGTACAAAGGTCTGAAGATGTATTTGTCGTGGATCCTGATTTAAGTCCTGACGGCCACAGTGTAGCATCAGGTGAACAATCAGAAAATCCTAAGGAGATGGAAACACAAAGTTCCAGTTCAGTTTCTCAATTAAAACCTGAAGATCATGGTGGAGCATATGACAAAAAATTAGAAGATTATAAGGAGGCGGCGGCTTTACCTGTAGCTTCCACAATATCAAGCCAAAGTTCTGCTACTGTTGAAGACAAAATTACCAATGATGCAGTCATTTCTCAGCCCTTGCTAGATGGAGACAATGGCAAGCTCACAAAAGAAAGTGTACACGTTTCTGCGGTTGATGACTCCGTTGTTTCAAGCAGCCGAACTGAGAGTTTGGATGGGAACTGGGGATCAGTATCAG TACTTTCTACCCAGTCAGATGGGGCAGCTCTTGCGGATGCTGAAACACTATCTTCAGCTGGTAATCAGGGACCAGAGAAATCTGGGGTCACGTCATTAAAGCTGCAAACTCCGTCTCAGGATAGCCATCCTGACAAGTCAGATGCTTTTGAGCCTCCATCTTTCATGACATTGGTTGAATCTCGGGTCGAGGATGACAAGAAAGTTGTGGCCACAGAAACACATGATATCCAGAAGACTGAACAGCCAAATTCTGAAGCTTTACAGGCTGGCTGGTTTCCATCTCTAACCAATGTCGTTAATGAATCAGAAGgcagaaagaaaaatgaagagattATTGCCAAGGTAACAAACTGGAATGCAGGGAAGCAGCACAGTCCGTTGAAAAATCTTCTGAACGAAGCTCAAGCTGAAACAAAGGTAAAATCAGCTGACCAGAAACAAGTTCCTTCTGTGAATCAGGGCAACGAGACTGTCTCGAAGAACAATGGTGCTGCAGTGACTACTGTTGGCTCAATTATGGGATCAGAAACGCCAGTTGACAATGCTGCCAAGAGGGACATGGAGAAGGAATGGAATTCCCCAGCAAGATACCCAGTTGagatcaagaaagaaaaaaagaagggaaaaccATATTGGGTACCATTTGTGTGCTGCACTTCCATACACCAAGACGTGTAA